The following proteins come from a genomic window of Polaribacter dokdonensis:
- the yaaA gene encoding peroxide stress protein YaaA codes for MKIIISPAKSLDFESKVATSLHTQPKFLEQSEKLNKKLKTLSKKKLSDLMSISNDLASLNYERNQEWETPFTMENSKQAIYAFTGAVFQGIDVTTLPQEKLPLLQENLRILSGLYGLLKPLDLIQPYRLEMGTKLKVGRKDNLYKFWDDSVANALNDELQEGELLINLASSEYFKVIPKKVLKVPMITPVFKDFKNGQYKTIMTYAKKARGLMVRYIIDHNVQTIEELKSFDVENYRFSEGMSSENEIVFTR; via the coding sequence ATGAAAATCATTATATCTCCTGCAAAATCATTAGACTTTGAAAGTAAAGTTGCAACCAGTTTACACACACAACCTAAATTTTTAGAGCAATCTGAAAAGTTGAATAAAAAGCTTAAAACCTTATCTAAAAAGAAACTATCTGATTTAATGTCTATCTCTAATGATTTAGCTTCTTTAAATTACGAAAGAAATCAAGAGTGGGAAACTCCATTTACCATGGAAAACTCTAAACAAGCTATTTATGCTTTTACAGGGGCTGTTTTTCAAGGGATTGATGTAACCACTTTACCCCAAGAAAAATTACCTCTTCTTCAAGAAAATTTAAGAATCTTATCTGGTTTATATGGTTTATTAAAACCTTTAGATCTTATTCAACCTTATCGTTTAGAAATGGGTACAAAACTTAAAGTTGGTAGAAAAGATAATTTATATAAATTTTGGGATGATTCTGTAGCTAACGCATTAAATGATGAATTACAAGAGGGTGAATTATTAATAAACCTTGCAAGTTCAGAATACTTTAAAGTAATTCCCAAAAAAGTATTAAAAGTACCAATGATTACTCCAGTTTTTAAAGACTTTAAGAATGGACAGTATAAAACGATTATGACCTATGCCAAAAAAGCAAGAGGATTAATGGTTCGTTATATAATAGATCATAATGTTCAAACAATTGAAGAGCTAAAAAGCTTTGATGTAGAAAACTATCGTTTTTCTGAAGGCATGTCTTCAGAAAATGAAATTGTTT
- a CDS encoding DUF2914 domain-containing protein, which yields MRKIFLKYRESKFHKYVRTHKKYAPLLFFIAGFTWDSLTLGRIDRMYDLIILCSHMILLTLSIYLFNLSENEEPIIKIPPKYTVYLPLAIQFFLGGLSSAYVIYFARSVSLSKTAVFFGLLLLLFIANEFLRKRISNKYLQFGFYFFVNLIFLSCFVPIILKEMNSAIFYISGLLSLIFTLILVYLVYKSSQIARVEIVRYKMISLILSIYLLVNACYHFKLIPPVPLALDKGLIAYDIKVKNDKYLVTYEVDEWFYFWRDHKTNFNKASNEPVYVFTSVFAPTDLKKKIFHRWMWFNETKDDWQIMDEIGFNIIGGRDNGYRGYSYKNNVTNGKWKVEVVTNENLVLGVVDFDINLKNNSIKSKLITREF from the coding sequence ATGAGAAAGATATTTTTAAAATATAGGGAGAGCAAATTTCATAAATATGTAAGAACACATAAAAAATATGCACCACTGTTATTTTTTATTGCTGGTTTTACTTGGGATTCTTTAACTCTTGGTAGAATTGATAGAATGTATGATTTAATCATCCTATGTTCTCATATGATACTTTTAACATTATCTATCTATTTATTTAATCTATCAGAAAATGAAGAGCCAATTATTAAAATACCACCTAAATATACTGTGTACTTACCTTTGGCAATTCAGTTTTTTCTAGGAGGTTTATCTAGTGCTTATGTAATTTATTTTGCTAGAAGCGTTTCTTTATCTAAAACTGCAGTTTTCTTTGGGTTATTATTGCTTCTATTTATAGCTAATGAATTTTTACGAAAAAGAATATCGAATAAATATTTACAATTTGGGTTTTATTTCTTCGTCAACTTAATATTTCTAAGTTGTTTTGTACCTATCATTCTTAAAGAAATGAATTCTGCTATTTTTTATATATCAGGATTATTAAGTTTAATTTTTACGCTTATTCTAGTATATCTAGTTTACAAATCTAGCCAAATAGCAAGAGTGGAAATTGTTCGTTATAAAATGATTTCGCTTATTTTAAGTATTTATTTATTGGTTAATGCATGTTACCATTTTAAACTAATACCTCCTGTTCCTTTAGCTTTAGACAAAGGCTTAATTGCTTATGATATAAAGGTTAAAAACGATAAATATTTAGTTACCTATGAAGTAGATGAATGGTTTTATTTTTGGAGAGATCATAAAACCAATTTTAATAAAGCAAGCAATGAACCAGTGTATGTTTTTACATCAGTATTTGCACCCACAGATTTAAAAAAGAAAATTTTTCATAGATGGATGTGGTTTAACGAAACCAAAGATGATTGGCAAATTATGGATGAAATTGGTTTTAATATTATAGGAGGTAGAGATAATGGTTACAGAGGTTATAGTTATAAAAACAATGTTACAAATGGTAAATGGAAAGTAGAAGTGGTAACAAATGAAAACTTAGTTTTAGGTGTTGTAGATTTTGACATCAACCTTAAAAATAATTCCATAAAATCGAAATTAATTACAAGAGAGTTTTAA
- a CDS encoding ArsR/SmtB family transcription factor: MGLTKTEIFTEQQNRIATIAKVLGHPARIAILEFLIKLESCVCGDLVKDIGLAQPTISQHLKELKKIGLIKGTIEGTSVCYCIHEENWAEVNNLLGTFLNKKSNGSCC; the protein is encoded by the coding sequence ATGGGGTTAACAAAAACTGAAATTTTTACAGAACAACAAAACAGAATTGCTACAATAGCTAAAGTATTAGGTCATCCTGCAAGAATTGCCATTTTAGAATTTTTAATAAAATTAGAAAGTTGTGTTTGTGGAGATCTCGTAAAAGATATTGGTTTGGCACAACCTACAATTTCCCAGCATTTAAAAGAATTAAAAAAGATAGGTCTAATAAAAGGAACTATTGAGGGTACAAGCGTATGTTATTGTATTCATGAAGAAAATTGGGCTGAGGTAAATAATTTGTTGGGTACTTTTTTAAATAAAAAATCGAATGGAAGCTGTTGCTAA
- a CDS encoding low molecular weight phosphatase family protein yields the protein MNAKIEELIKNLNIDDISAERKKVLQPLTDFIAQKKSSNKLIRINFICTHNSRRSHLGQIWAQTMAAFFDVKNVVTYSGGTETTAMFPKVGETLANQGFKIQKLSETNNPVYAIKFDENSNPIIAFSKKYSDDFNPKSNFAAIMTCSHADGNCPFIAGAEKRIPITYDDPKLFDNTEQQNKKYEDRSLQIATEMKYIFANI from the coding sequence ATGAACGCTAAAATAGAAGAATTAATTAAAAACCTTAATATTGATGATATCTCAGCAGAAAGAAAAAAGGTGTTACAACCATTAACGGATTTTATAGCTCAAAAAAAATCTAGTAACAAGCTAATTAGGATTAATTTTATCTGTACACATAACTCAAGAAGAAGTCATTTAGGTCAAATTTGGGCACAAACTATGGCAGCTTTTTTTGATGTAAAAAATGTAGTTACTTATTCAGGTGGAACAGAAACTACAGCTATGTTTCCTAAAGTTGGTGAAACTTTAGCAAATCAGGGATTTAAAATTCAAAAATTATCTGAAACTAACAACCCAGTTTATGCTATTAAGTTTGATGAGAATTCAAATCCTATAATTGCTTTTTCTAAGAAATATAGTGATGATTTTAATCCAAAATCTAATTTTGCTGCAATTATGACTTGTTCTCATGCAGATGGAAACTGCCCATTTATTGCAGGAGCAGAAAAGAGAATTCCTATTACTTATGATGATCCTAAATTGTTTGACAATACTGAGCAGCAAAATAAAAAATACGAAGATCGAAGTTTACAAATTGCGACTGAAATGAAATACATTTTTGCTAACATTTAA
- a CDS encoding DUF6428 family protein: MKLSEIKTHLKELKSIGFQLPNGELVAPHFHVTEVGSVKKDFIDCGGKVRSESVINFQLWEEQDYDHRLHPEKLLNIIELSEKIFEFDDLEIEVEYQGKDTIGKYNLDFDGKNFLLTSKLTACLALDACGIPAEKPRIKISDLQSNICAPGSGCC; this comes from the coding sequence ATGAAATTATCAGAAATAAAAACACATTTAAAAGAATTAAAATCCATTGGTTTTCAATTACCTAATGGAGAATTAGTAGCTCCTCACTTTCATGTTACTGAAGTTGGTAGCGTAAAAAAAGACTTTATAGATTGTGGAGGTAAAGTCAGAAGCGAATCTGTTATTAACTTTCAATTATGGGAAGAGCAAGATTATGATCATAGATTACATCCAGAAAAACTATTAAACATAATAGAACTATCTGAAAAGATTTTTGAATTTGATGATTTAGAAATTGAAGTAGAATATCAAGGTAAGGATACTATTGGAAAATATAATTTAGATTTTGATGGTAAAAACTTTTTACTTACTTCTAAATTAACAGCATGTTTAGCTTTGGATGCTTGTGGAATTCCAGCAGAGAAACCTAGAATTAAAATATCAGACTTACAAAGCAACATTTGTGCTCCTGGTTCTGGATGCTGTTAA
- a CDS encoding RluA family pseudouridine synthase, protein MEENQNLESENDDLYEHYKFVAADGQEPLRVDKFLMNFIENATRNKVQQAAKAGNVLVNEVAVKSNHKVKPKDVVRVVLAYPPAENLLVAEDIPLDIIYEDDSVIVVNKPAGMVVHPGHGNYSGTLVNGLIHHIENLPTNSNERPGLVHRIDKDTSGLLVVAKTEFAMAHLSKQFFDRTTERLYYALVWGNIEEDEGRIEGNIGRSLKNRLQMAVFPDGDFGKHAVTHFKVLERLTYVTLVQCKLETGRTHQIRAHFKHIGHTLFNDERYGGNEILKGTTFTKYKQFVQNCFKVLPRQALHAKTLGFTHPKTGEFLRFNSEIPDDIKECLEKWRTYSEHSKEEIE, encoded by the coding sequence TTGGAAGAAAACCAAAATTTAGAGTCAGAAAACGACGATTTATATGAGCATTATAAATTTGTTGCTGCTGATGGCCAAGAGCCATTAAGAGTAGATAAATTTTTAATGAATTTTATAGAGAATGCAACTAGAAACAAAGTTCAACAAGCTGCAAAAGCAGGTAATGTTTTGGTGAATGAAGTTGCTGTAAAATCGAACCATAAAGTTAAACCAAAAGATGTAGTTCGTGTTGTTTTGGCTTATCCACCAGCAGAAAATTTATTGGTTGCAGAAGATATTCCTTTAGATATTATATATGAAGATGATTCTGTAATTGTAGTTAACAAACCTGCAGGAATGGTTGTGCATCCAGGTCATGGAAATTATTCTGGCACTTTAGTGAATGGTTTAATTCATCATATAGAAAATTTACCAACCAATTCTAATGAAAGACCAGGTTTGGTGCATAGAATTGATAAAGATACTAGTGGTTTATTAGTAGTTGCAAAAACAGAGTTTGCAATGGCTCATTTATCGAAACAATTTTTTGATAGAACTACAGAACGTTTATACTACGCCTTAGTTTGGGGAAATATAGAAGAAGATGAAGGTAGAATTGAAGGTAATATTGGTAGAAGTTTAAAAAACCGATTGCAGATGGCTGTTTTTCCTGATGGTGATTTTGGAAAACATGCAGTTACTCATTTTAAAGTTTTAGAACGATTAACTTATGTAACTTTAGTACAATGTAAATTAGAAACTGGTAGAACACACCAAATTAGAGCACATTTTAAACATATAGGTCATACATTATTTAATGATGAAAGATATGGAGGAAATGAGATTTTAAAAGGAACTACTTTTACCAAATACAAACAGTTCGTTCAGAATTGTTTTAAAGTTTTGCCAAGACAAGCTTTACATGCCAAAACTTTAGGTTTTACACATCCAAAAACAGGAGAATTCTTGCGTTTTAATTCAGAAATACCTGATGACATTAAAGAATGTTTAGAAAAATGGAGAACCTATAGTGAGCACTCCAAAGAAGAAATTGAGTAG
- a CDS encoding PASTA domain-containing protein: MGIFQFLKSKSFFKQLVIAVVSFVLLFFILKFWLNVTTNHDQKIQVPDLHKMTISEAERKLNELDLAYKVIDSASYNPEYPKKSVIEQSPEGGDFVKENRKIYLTLNPSKYRDITIPDLNGRTKRQAISELKAIGFVVGTKYTYVKDIGKDVVRGLRHNNKIVNPNDKLPKNSIIELVLGDGNR; encoded by the coding sequence ATGGGCATTTTTCAGTTTCTAAAAAGTAAATCGTTTTTTAAGCAATTGGTTATTGCTGTTGTTAGTTTTGTGTTACTTTTTTTTATCCTTAAATTTTGGTTGAATGTAACTACAAATCACGATCAAAAAATACAGGTTCCAGACTTACATAAAATGACAATTAGTGAAGCTGAGCGTAAACTAAATGAACTAGATTTAGCCTATAAAGTTATTGATAGTGCAAGTTACAACCCAGAATATCCTAAAAAATCTGTAATAGAACAAAGCCCTGAAGGAGGTGATTTTGTTAAAGAAAATAGAAAAATTTACTTGACTTTAAACCCTTCTAAATATAGAGATATTACTATACCTGATTTAAATGGGCGTACAAAAAGACAAGCCATTTCTGAGTTAAAAGCAATAGGTTTTGTGGTTGGCACAAAATATACCTATGTAAAAGATATTGGTAAAGATGTAGTTAGAGGATTAAGACACAATAATAAAATTGTAAATCCGAATGATAAATTACCTAAAAACTCAATTATAGAGTTGGTTTTAGGAGATGGAAACAGATAG